TGAGCAATGtggttgggcatttcatcaaacatgtGAAAGGCAGCAATGATATACAGTAACCTAGAGCAAAATAGAGAGTGCACTTACATCTCGTCGTGGCTTAGTACATGGAGGAAGAGAACACAGGTGATCATAGAGCCGTCGAGATCGAGGGAAGCGACAAACGGGATGCATGGCTGAAACGCGAATTTGAGGAAGCACGGCGCCCGGCGGCCCGGCCCACGCCGTCGGAGATGCCTCGCGTTGTCTCCCCGATTCACTGGGCAGCCTCCTGCTTGTGGACGCCTCGCCCTCCTTCAGCTCAGCTCGCCGTCCTCCTCCCATCGCTTGCCAGCGAGATCACCACGACGCCGCTCGCTCTAGTAAATTACTCTTGGGTTGCTATGAAAACAATCTACATAAACAAAATTAAAGGGACATCCTATTAGAGGGCGAGAACCAATGGAGTAAAATAAGGTACACATCTTCAAGATTATGAATCATACAACAATGAAATCTGATATGGTTTTTGGTAAGTCAGAAATAAATCTATGGACCTCCAATCAAAGTAGTTTTCAGTTCATGTGTTACATAATTTTGTCTAAATGAAGAATCTGTAACTAATTAGACAATTTTATTACAACAGAAATTAGTGAAACATATCAAGTAGGTTTCTCAAACAGAAATGCTTATTATTTTTATTCCAGGTCATCGGAAGTAAGTTGCTAAAGTTTTAGATCATAACAGTTATTCTTTTCTGAAAAAATGGATATACGGAACAGATAAGTTATGGGGTTTTTAAACAGAAATTGCAAGCAAAGTGCCAGTAATATAGAACCAAGCAATAGGCCATCAGAGACCTTCCTTTGTGTAACAAGTGTGTCGTCCAATTAGCAAAGTTTCTGTTTAAAAACCATcagacacaaggtgaactcgctcctctccgaatcatcactttccacatgtgatacatggctactacctcaaacatgtgtgctatgcatgaccaggaaccaagaggaagaccatggacaagacggcgaggacaccaagcgcacggaacaagaggaagagctgccaGGAAGCATCAGCTCCCGGACGTCCGGCagtcaccggacgtccgacgcctggagttCCCACCAGCCAGATGGAACAACCGATGAAAGCTACAGCGGCCAGAAGACCGACCaaggccggacgtccgacgaccatcAACCACTGGACGACCGACAATGGCCGGAAATCCGACGATGGCTATCCCGAGCCAAAACGctggacgtccgacaagtaccggacgaccggaccctcgcgagccaccggatgTCCAGTACCTGTCGGACGACCGACGCCTATCTGCTCGCAGAGtaacgggccgaggcccatgtatcctcacttaccccttcgtggccctagactatatatactcctccacctccaccatttgagggttagcgttgtgttagctcatttgtgagatagagcttcgctcatccatatcagatctactccttgagagagaccgcggcccctcttcggaaacgatccaccttggattcaataCCCCTTTACAGGAAGAttcccttgtggattcaagacctcctcatggagaagaaccggctaccctttgtatcgtcccttgttggatttggatcgtgtatctctttatGTTTCGAGGATCTGGCACATGTGTGActaaatcttgttggtttgagtgattctctcgtgtttcccctcgtgattcccctcgtgttcttcgtgggatccgctcctttcgtgaaatatcagccacttagggtttcaccctacatcaggggcaccctagaacacacaatagacaactgtcttagccgtgtgcagtgcccccctccaccatcatccacctcggtcatgtcatcgtagtgcttaggcaaagccctctGCCGGTAAttgcatcatcaccgtcatcaagccgttgtgctgacgaagctctcccttgacactcagctggatcaagagttcgtgggacgtcaccgagccgaacgtgtgtagatcgcggaggtgccgtactttcggtactaggatcggtcggatcgtggagacatatgactacatcaaccgcattgtcataacgcttccacttacggtctatgagggtacgtggacaacactcttcccctctcattgctatgcatcgccataatagatcttgcgtgtgcgtaggatttttttgaaattactgtgttccccaatagtttcgagttactaatcttagcaactgaactggtatcgaataccaaggggttactatgaacactagtaaagtagacatcaataacatgtatatcaaatatacctttgttcactttgccatccttcttatccgccaagtatttggggcagttccacttctagtgagcattccctttgcagtagaagcactcagtttcaggcttgggtccagctttgggcttcttcccaggagtggcaacttgcttgtcattcttctcgAAGTTCCCTTTCATTTCCTTGGCttttttgttgaaactagtggtcttgttaaccatcaacacttgatgctctttcttgttttctaccttcgtcgatttcagcatcacgaagagctcgggaatcattttcgtcatcccttgcatattatagttcatctcgaagttctagtagcttcctgatagtgactagagaactctatcaatcactatcttatctagaagattaactcccacttgattcaagcgattgtagtactcagacattctgagcacatgctcactggctgagctattctcctctatcttgtaggaaaagtacttgtcggaggtctcatacctctcgacacgggcattagtctgaaataccaatttcagctcgtggaacatctcacatgctctgtggagttcaaaacatttttgaagtcacggttctaagtcgtaaagcatggtgcacaaaactatttAGTAGTCATTATATagagcttgccagacattcataacgtccgcatctgctcctgcaacaggtctgtcacctagcggtgcatcaaggacataattcttctgtgcagcaacgaggataatccttagatcacggatccagtccgcatcattgctattatcatctttcaacttagttttctctaggaacatatcaaaaatgaaACAGGGGatctatacgcgagctattgatctacaacatagatatgcaaatactatcaggactaagttcatgataaattaatttcaattaatcaaattacttaagaactcccacttagatagacatcccttgagtcatctaaatgatacgtgatccaaatcaactaaaccaggtccgatcatcacgtgagatggagtagttatcaatggtgaacatctctatgttgatcatatctactatatgattcacattcgacctttcggtctccagtgttccgatgccatgtctgtacatgccaggctcgtcaagtttaacctgagtattccacatgtgcaaaactgtcttgcacctgttgtatgtgaacgcagagtctatcacacccgatcatcacgtggtgtctcaacacgacgaactatcgcaacagtgcatactcagggagaacacttataacttgaaatttagtttagggatcatcttataatgctaccgccgtactaagcacaataagatgcatacaagataaacatcacatgcaatgaaaatatgtgacatgatatggccatcatcttcttgtgcttttgatctccatctccaaagcatcgtcatgatctccatcgtcactagctcgacaccttgatctccatcgtagcgtcatggtcgtctcgctaactattgcttctacaactatcgctaacgcatagtgataaagtaaatcaattacacgacgtttgcatttcatacaataaagagacaaccatgagGCTCCttccggttgccgataacttttacaaaacatgatcatctcatgcaataacgtatatcacatcatgtcttgaccatatcacatcacaacatgccctgcaaaaataagttaaacgtcctctactttgttgttgcaagttttacgtggctgctacgggcttctagcaagaaccattcttacctacgcatcaaaaccacaatggcgaTTTATCAactttgctgttttaaccttcaacaaggaccggacgcaGTCAAagttgattcaactaaagtaggagaaacagacatctACCagacacctttatgcaaaactagttgcatgtctgtcggtggaaccggtctcatgaacgtggtcatgtaaggttggtccgggtcgcttcatccaacaataccgccgaatcaaaataagacattggtggtaagcagtatgacgatcaccacccacaactctttgtgttctactcgtgcatatcatctacgcatagccctggctcggatgccactgttggggaacatagcatgcaacttttttaaaaataaaattcctacgctcccgcaagatctatctaggagatgcatagcaacgagagggggagagtgtgtccatttaccctcatagaccgaaagcggaagtgtttgacaatgcggttgatgtagtcgaacttcttctagatccgactgatcaagcaccgaacacatgacacctccgagttctgcacacgttcagctcgatgacgtccctcgtcctcttgatccagcaaaggtgtcgaggaagtagatgagttccgtcagcatgatggcatggtgacggtgatggtgaagtgatccgcgcagggattcacctaagcactatgaagatatgaccagaggcgtaaagccgtaaactgtggaggggggttccgcacatggctaacaattgttggtgtgtgttctaggtgccccctccctacgtatatataggtgggagagggaggggagcaccctggggcgccccaagtaggaggaatcctacttggggtcctcccccaactggccaccccctttccttatttCTGAAGAGAAAgagggaaggggaagggagaaaggaaagtgggggccgaaccccccttgctccttcccCAATTCGGCCACATGCCTAAGGGGGGATGCGCCACCCCttatgggctggtgtgctcccctcttatggcccacatctttgatagaggcgagggtcctgatgtttgatgagatagctatcgttttctgtgggggTCGActctgacgatccgactacgaacatgcgaagaCGTCGCaacttagcaatcgctaaaccaactttcgagggttattgaccacgccggagcacgatcaacttgaccatgagggtctatttcctgcgagcaaaatgaagaacaagcaagaaactaatattgcaatctgaaagctttattgatcaaggtggggttctgtgacgcctttgtctggtcgttgaacacaaacgaagtacgcgaagttgcagctatgtcgaacttttaatttaaacaaaacccaaagtctaaatgacgccctaaggactgtatatatggtggaagaggggggaatttcatggcccttggaggaggggtccgaaaccaaccctaactcttgtttccccacacatacgaactctaaaaacagcctatacttaagtatttcgaatttACATGGCCCTGGCCCactaataaggtgacgcaacacctagaatagcctctggacgaaatttatg
The sequence above is drawn from the Triticum aestivum cultivar Chinese Spring chromosome 7A, IWGSC CS RefSeq v2.1, whole genome shotgun sequence genome and encodes:
- the LOC123154949 gene encoding uncharacterized protein, which gives rise to MGGGRRAELKEGEASTSRRLPSESGRQREASPTAWAGPPGAVLPQIRVSAMHPVCRFPRSRRLYDHLCSLPPCTKPRRDGGEANLKCATSDLACWVAIPGPLNSTQSIHLFVPHYAALG